A single Hippopotamus amphibius kiboko isolate mHipAmp2 chromosome 5, mHipAmp2.hap2, whole genome shotgun sequence DNA region contains:
- the CALHM1 gene encoding calcium homeostasis modulator protein 1, whose amino-acid sequence MDKFRMIFQFLQSNQESFMNGICGIMALASAQMYSAFDFNCPCLPGYNAAYSAGILLAPPLVLFLLGLVMNNNVSMLAEEWKRPPGRRAKDPAVLRYMFCSMAQRALIAPVVWVAVTLLDGKCFLCAFCTAVPVTMLGNGSLAAGLSPPELARLLARVPCPEIYDGDWLLAREVAMRYLRCISQALGWSFVLLTTLLAFIVRSVRPCFTQAAFLKSKYWSHYIDIERKLFDETCTEHAKAFAKVCIQQFFETMNHDLALGHAHGALAAVPADSAVPTATDGADEEREKLRGITDQGTMNRLLTSWHECKPPLRLGQEEPPVGNGWAGGEPRPSRKEVATYFSKV is encoded by the exons ATGGACAAGTTCCGGATGATCTTCCAGTTCCTGCAGTCCAACCAGGAGTCCTTCATGAACGGCATCTGCGGCATCATGGCCCTGGCCAGCGCCCAGATGTACTCCGCCTTCGACTTCAACTGCCCCTGCCTGCCGGGCTACAACGCGGCCTACAGCGCTGGCATTCTGCTGGCGCCACCGCTGGTGCTCTTCCTGCTCGGCCTGGTCATGAACAACAACGTGTCCATGCTGGCCGAAGAGTGGAAGCGGCCGCCGGGCCGCCGGGCCAAGGACCCCGCCGTGCTGCGCTACATGTTCTGCTCCATGGCCCAGCGTGCCCTCATCGCGCCCGTCGTCTGGGTGGCCGTCACGCTGCTCGATGGCAAGTGCTTCCTCTGTGCCTTCTGCACTGCTGTGCCCGTGACCATGCTGGGCAATGGCAGCCTGGCGGCTGGCCTCTCCCCGCCCGAGCTCGCCCGCCTACTGGCCCGGGTGCCCTGCCCCGAGATCTATGACGGCGACTGGCTGCTGGCCCGTGAGGTGGCCATGCGCTACCTGCGCTGCATCTCGCAG GCACTGGGCTGGTCCTTCGTGCTGCTGACGACACTGCTGGCGTTCATCGTGCGCTCTGTGCGGCCCTGCTTCACGCAGGCCGCCTTCCTCAAAAGCAAGTACTGGTCCCACTACATCGACATTGAACGCAAGCTCTTCGATGAGACATGCACGGAGCACGCCAAGGCCTTCGCCAAGGTCTGTATCCAGCAGTTCTTCGAGACCATGAACCATGACCTGGCGCTGGGTCACGCCCACGGGGCGCTGGCTGCAGTCCCTGCCGACTCGGCTGTCCCCACTGCCACGGACGGTGCCGACGAGGAGAGGGAGAAGCTGCGCGGCATCACCGATCAGGGCACCATGAACAGGCTGCTCACGAGCTGGCACGAGTGCAAGCCGCCCCTGCGGCTGGGCCAGGAGGAGCCGCCGGTGGGCAACGGCTGGGCTGGGGGCGAGCCCCGGCCTTCACGCAAGGAGGTGGCCACCTACTTCAGCAAAGTGTGA